One window of Myxocyprinus asiaticus isolate MX2 ecotype Aquarium Trade chromosome 6, UBuf_Myxa_2, whole genome shotgun sequence genomic DNA carries:
- the wu:fb63a08 gene encoding zonadhesin isoform X9: MTGDTYLMLLSAVACLCVLNTEAYSGNISLTLPDRRSNAVCGINCDFESDICSWTQLVTDVFDWTRHTGSTPSSMTGPSSDHTTGSGFYIYIEGDSATHGDTARLLSSECADPQPQCLQFWYHIYGTSSTLGLTVYLLEGNKAQEVWRRRENHGNMWHHALMDLRPKTTFQVIFEGRRGSTALSDVAVDDVSLHRGTCDDLINHVTPSPTSLVSTPPASTTPQPAPIQTTTTTVQTTVRPTPPTDIPNTPAPICSINCDFESNICSWNQLLTDVFDWTRHTGSTPSSMTGPSADHTTGSGFYIYIEGDSATHGDTARLLSSECADPQPQCLQFWYHIYGTSSTMGLTVYLLEGNRAQEVWSRRENHGDMWHHALVELRPKTKFQVIFEGRRGSTALSDVAIDDVSLHRGTCDDLINHVTPSPTSLVSTPPASTTPQPAPIQTTTTTVQTTVRPTPPTDVPNTPAPICSINCDFESDICSWNQLLTDVFDWTRHTGSTPSSMTGPSFDHTTGSGFYIYIEGDSATHGDTARLLSSECTDPQPQCLQFWYHIYGTSSTMGLSVYLLEGNRAQEVWRKRENHGDIWHRALVDLRPKTKFQVIFEGRRGSTALSDVAIDDVSLHRGTCDDFINQVTPSPTSQWSTNNPVTSPVGIVTVPSSTMLQTTAAPLQSTATTAAQAANTDNCIPTTTELVQTTAVTVQTTTIPSTTTGAPIQTTSAPIQTTAAPVITTAAPIQTTAAPVQTTAAPIQSTARPIQTTDIPVSMPPCPTNSHYTDCIPACQPTCTYLHGPPDCNTDGPCVQGCVCDDGFVLKQHACVPIRECGCQDGHGNNHNFGEVWYDNYCSQRCECEEENDGEIQCEEYECDTDQICHMTEQGEYSCQETDFSKCKIDDDPEYKTFDNMKHKFKGKYSYVLVQTTTLPSNLQAVYVVAINEKIKDKSSEEDDSSDEDDSSEEDDDDDGRVRALRIRVYNHTVEFKKGRKITVDGLSVKPPVSPSGGIKIWERSSRVYLKTDFGLSVEFNGKGKAEVTLPHTYKRKIGGLCGNFDDSSKNDMMKPNREQAKNLKEFGESWRVTDDKIIVRWRRSSLQQKWLRA; the protein is encoded by the exons ATGACTGGGGATACATACCTGATGCTACTCTCTGCAGTAGCCTGTTTATGTGTTCTAAACACTGAGGCTTATTCGGG AAATATCTCACTCACTCTTCCAGACAGGAGGTCAAATGCAG TTTGTGGCATCAACTGTGATTTTGAAAGTGATATCTGCAGTTGGACTCAGTTGGTGACTGATGTTTTTGATTGGACAAGACACACAGGTTCTACCCCTTCATCAATGACCGGTCCCTCCTCTGACCATACAACAGGAA GTGGTTTTTATATCTACATCGAGGGTGACAGTGCAACTCATGGTGACACGGCCCGTCTCCTCAGTTCAGAATGTGCTGACCCTCAACCTCAGTGTCTGCAGTTTTGGTACCACATTTATGGTACCAGCAGCACCTTGGGACTGACCGTCTACCTGCTTGAGGGCAACAAGGCCCAGGAGGTGTGGAGGAGGAGAGAAAATCATGGAAACATGTGGCATCATGCACTAATGGACCTGAGACCAAAGACTACGTTTCAG GTCATCTTTGAGGGGCGTAGAGGAAGCACAGCCCTGTCAGATGTTGCTGTTGATGATGTCTCTCTGCACAGAGGAACCTGTGATG ATTTAATAAACCATGTGACTCCATCACCAACATCTCTGGTGTCAACGCCACCAGCTTCAACAACACCACAGCCTGCACCAATCCAAACTACCACAACAACTGTCCAAACTACAGTCAGACCCACTCCACCTACAGACATACCAAACACCCCAGCACCAA TTTGCAGCATCAACTGTGATTTTGAAAGTAATATCTGCAGTTGGAATCAGTTGCTGACTGACGTTTTTGATTGGACAAGACACACAGGCTCCACCCCCTCATCAATGACTGGTCCCTCCGCTGACCACACAACAGGAA GTGGTTTTTATATCTACATTGAGGGTGACAGTGCAACTCATGGTGACACGGCCCGTCTCCTCAGTTCAGAATGTGCTGACCCTCAACCTCAGTGTCTGCAGTTTTGGTATCACATTTACGGTACCAGCAGCACCATGGGACTGACCGTCTACCTGCTGGAGGGCAACAGGGCCCAGGAGGTGTGGAGCAGAAGAGAAAACCATGGAGACATGTGGCATCATGCACTGGTTGAACTGAGACCAAAGACAAAGTTTCAG GTCATCTTTGAGGGACGTAGAGGAAGCACAGCCCTGTCAGATGTTGCTATTGATGATGTCTCTCTGCACAGAGGAACCTGTGATG ATTTAATAAACCATGTGACTCCATCACCAACATCTCTGGTGTCAACGCCACCAGCTTCAACAACACCACAGCCTGCACCAATCCAAACTACCACAACAACTGTCCAAACTACAGTTAGACCCACTCCACCTACAGACGTACCAAACACCCCAGCACCAA TTTGCAGCATCAACTGTGATTTTGAAAGTGATATCTGCAGTTGGAATCAGCTGCTGACTGACGTTTTTGATTGGACGAGACACACAGGCTCCACCCCCTCATCAATGACTGGTCCCTCTTTTGACCACACAACAGGAA GTGGTTTTTATATCTACATTGAGGGTGACAGCGCAACTCACGGTGACACGGCCCGTCTCCTCAGTTCAGAATGTACTGACCCTCAACCTCAGTGTCTGCAGTTTTGGTATCACATTTACGGTACCAGCAGTACCATGGGACTGAGTGTCTACCTGCTGGAGGGCAACAGGGCCCAGGAGGTGTGGAGGAAGAGAGAAAACCATGGAGACATTTGGCACCGTGCTCTAGTGGACCTAAGACCAAAGACTAAGTTTCAG GTCATCTTTGAGGGGCGTAGAGGAAGCACAGCCCTGTCAGATGTTGCCATTGATGATGTCTCTCTGCACAGAGGAACCTGTGATG attttataAACCAGGTCACTCCATCACCTACATCTCAATGGTCAACAAATAATCCAGTGACCTCTCCGGTGGGAATCGTAACAGTCCCATCTTCAACAATGTTACAAACCACAGCTGCACCTCTTCAATCTACGGCAACTACGGCTGCACAAGCAGCTAATACAGATAATTGTATCCCAACTACAACTGAACTCGTCCAAACTACAGCTGTCACTGTACAAACTACAACTATACCAAGCACAACTACAGGTGCACCCATCCAAACAACATCTGCACCCATCCAAACTACAGCCGCACCTGTCATAACTACAGCCGCACCCATCCAAACAACAGCCGCACCTGTTCAAACTACAGCCGCACCCATTCAGTCTACAGCAAGGCCCATCCAAACTACAGACATCCCGGTCTCAA TGCCCCCTTGCCCCACAAACAGTCATTACACTGACTGCATCCCTGCCTGCCAGCCTACTTGTACATACCTGcacggccctcctgactgcaaCACTGATGGGCCGTGTGTGCAGGGCTGTGTGTGTGATGATGGCTTTGTGCTTAAACAACATGCATGTGTGCCCATTCGTGAATGTGGTTGCCAAGACGGTCATGGCAATAACCACAAT TTTGGTGAAGTTTGGTATGACAACTATTGCTCACAGAGATGTGAGTGTGAGGAAGAAAATGACGGAGAGATTCAGTGCGAGGAATATGAATGTGATACAGATCAGATATGTCAcatgactgagcagggagaataCAGTTGCCAGGAGACTG ATTTCAGCAAGTGCAAAATCGATGATGACCCCGAATACAAAACCTTTGACAACATGAAGCACAAGTTTAAGGGCAAGTACTCTTACGTCTTGGTCCAAACCACCACCCTGCCAAGCAACCTTCAGGCCGTTTATGTGGTTGCcatcaatgaaaaaataaaagacaagagcAGTGAGGAGGACGACAGCAGTGATGAAGATGACAGCAGTGAGGAGGACGATGATGATGACGGTCGTGTTCGTGCTCTGAGAATCAGAGTTTATAACCACACTGTGGAATTTAAAAAGGGCCGTAAAATCACA GTTGATGGGTTGAGCGTTAAACCTCCTGTCTCCCCCTCTGGAGGGATAAAGATTTGGGAACGTTCTTCTCGGGTCTATCTGAAGACTGACTTTGGACTCTCTGTGGAGTTTAATGGCAAAGGCAAAGCAG AGGTCACTCTTCCCCACACATATAAAAGGAAGATTGGAGGTCTCTGTGGAAATTTTGATGACAGCAGCAAAAATGATATGATGAAGCCAAATCGGGAGCAGGCAAAGAATCTGAAAGAGTTTGGAGAGAGCTGGAGAGTAACGGACGACAAAATCATAGTCCGATGGAG GCGGTCCTCACTTCAACAGAAATGGCTTCGGGCTTGA
- the wu:fb63a08 gene encoding zonadhesin isoform X8 yields the protein MTGDTYLMLLSAVACLCVLNTEAYSGNISLTLPDRRSNAVCGINCDFESDICSWTQLVTDVFDWTRHTGSTPSSMTGPSSDHTTGSGFYIYIEGDSATHGDTARLLSSECADPQPQCLQFWYHIYGTSSTLGLTVYLLEGNKAQEVWRRRENHGNMWHHALMDLRPKTTFQVIFEGRRGSTALSDVAVDDVSLHRGTCDDLINQVTPSPTSQMSLPPDSTTPIQTTTTTTQTTTRLIQLTTTTVKTVPPTDVPNTPAPICSINCDFESNICSWNQLLTDVFDWTRHTGSTPSSMTGPSFDHTTGSGFYIYIEGDSATHGDTARLLSSECADPQPQCLQFWYHIYGTSSTMGLTVYLLEGNRAQEVWSRRENHGDMWHHALVELRPKTKFQVIFEGRRGSTALSDVAIDDVSLHRGTCDDLINHVTPSPTSLVSTPPASTTPQPAPIQTTTTTVQTTVRPTPPTDIPNTPAPICSINCDFESNICSWNQLLTDVFDWTRHTGSTPSSMTGPSADHTTGSGFYIYIEGDSATHGDTARLLSSECADPQPQCLQFWYHIYGTSSTMGLTVYLLEGNRAQEVWSRRENHGDMWHHALVELRPKTKFQVIFEGRRGSTALSDVAIDDVSLHRGTCDDFINQVTPSPTSQWSTNNPVTSPVGIVTVPSSTMLQTTAAPLQSTATTAAQAANTDNCIPTTTELVQTTAVTVQTTTIPSTTTGAPIQTTSAPIQTTAAPVITTAAPIQTTAAPVQTTAAPIQSTARPIQTTDIPVSMPPCPTNSHYTDCIPACQPTCTYLHGPPDCNTDGPCVQGCVCDDGFVLKQHACVPIRECGCQDGHGNNHNFGEVWYDNYCSQRCECEEENDGEIQCEEYECDTDQICHMTEQGEYSCQETDFSKCKIDDDPEYKTFDNMKHKFKGKYSYVLVQTTTLPSNLQAVYVVAINEKIKDKSSEEDDSSDEDDSSEEDDDDDGRVRALRIRVYNHTVEFKKGRKITVDGLSVKPPVSPSGGIKIWERSSRVYLKTDFGLSVEFNGKGKAEVTLPHTYKRKIGGLCGNFDDSSKNDMMKPNREQAKNLKEFGESWRVTDDKIIVRWRRSSLQQKWLRA from the exons ATGACTGGGGATACATACCTGATGCTACTCTCTGCAGTAGCCTGTTTATGTGTTCTAAACACTGAGGCTTATTCGGG AAATATCTCACTCACTCTTCCAGACAGGAGGTCAAATGCAG TTTGTGGCATCAACTGTGATTTTGAAAGTGATATCTGCAGTTGGACTCAGTTGGTGACTGATGTTTTTGATTGGACAAGACACACAGGTTCTACCCCTTCATCAATGACCGGTCCCTCCTCTGACCATACAACAGGAA GTGGTTTTTATATCTACATCGAGGGTGACAGTGCAACTCATGGTGACACGGCCCGTCTCCTCAGTTCAGAATGTGCTGACCCTCAACCTCAGTGTCTGCAGTTTTGGTACCACATTTATGGTACCAGCAGCACCTTGGGACTGACCGTCTACCTGCTTGAGGGCAACAAGGCCCAGGAGGTGTGGAGGAGGAGAGAAAATCATGGAAACATGTGGCATCATGCACTAATGGACCTGAGACCAAAGACTACGTTTCAG GTCATCTTTGAGGGGCGTAGAGGAAGCACAGCCCTGTCAGATGTTGCTGTTGATGATGTCTCTCTGCACAGAGGAACCTGTGATG atttaatAAACCAGGTTACTCCATCACCTACATCTCAGATGTCATTGCCACCAGATTCAACAACGCCCATCCAAACTACCACCACAACCACCCAAACCACAACCAGACTCATCCAACTTACCACCACAACTGTCAAAACTGTCCCACCTACAGATGTACCAAACACCCCAGCACCAA TTTGTAGCATCAACTGTGATTTTGAAAGCAATATCTGCAGTTGGAATCAGTTGCTTACTGATGTTTTTGATTGGACAAGACACACAGGCTCCACCCCCTCATCAATGACTGGTCCTTCCTTTGACCACACAACAGGAA GTGGTTTTTATATCTACATTGAGGGTGACAGTGCAACTCATGGTGACACGGCCCGTCTCCTCAGTTCAGAATGTGCTGACCCTCAACCTCAGTGTCTGCAGTTTTGGTATCACATTTACGGTACCAGCAGCACCATGGGACTGACCGTCTACCTGCTGGAGGGCAACAGGGCCCAGGAAGTGTGGAGCAGAAGAGAAAACCATGGAGACATGTGGCATCATGCACTGGTTGAACTGAGACCAAAGACAAAGTTTCAG GTCATCTTTGAGGGACGTAGAGGAAGCACAGCCCTGTCAGATGTTGCTATTGATGATGTCTCTCTGCACAGAGGAACCTGTGATG ATTTAATAAACCATGTGACTCCATCACCAACATCTCTGGTGTCAACGCCACCAGCTTCAACAACACCACAGCCTGCACCAATCCAAACTACCACAACAACTGTCCAAACTACAGTCAGACCCACTCCACCTACAGACATACCAAACACCCCAGCACCAA TTTGCAGCATCAACTGTGATTTTGAAAGTAATATCTGCAGTTGGAATCAGTTGCTGACTGACGTTTTTGATTGGACAAGACACACAGGCTCCACCCCCTCATCAATGACTGGTCCCTCCGCTGACCACACAACAGGAA GTGGTTTTTATATCTACATTGAGGGTGACAGTGCAACTCATGGTGACACGGCCCGTCTCCTCAGTTCAGAATGTGCTGACCCTCAACCTCAGTGTCTGCAGTTTTGGTATCACATTTACGGTACCAGCAGCACCATGGGACTGACCGTCTACCTGCTGGAGGGCAACAGGGCCCAGGAGGTGTGGAGCAGAAGAGAAAACCATGGAGACATGTGGCATCATGCACTGGTTGAACTGAGACCAAAGACAAAGTTTCAG GTCATCTTTGAGGGACGTAGAGGAAGCACAGCCCTGTCAGATGTTGCTATTGATGATGTCTCTCTGCACAGAGGAACCTGTGATG attttataAACCAGGTCACTCCATCACCTACATCTCAATGGTCAACAAATAATCCAGTGACCTCTCCGGTGGGAATCGTAACAGTCCCATCTTCAACAATGTTACAAACCACAGCTGCACCTCTTCAATCTACGGCAACTACGGCTGCACAAGCAGCTAATACAGATAATTGTATCCCAACTACAACTGAACTCGTCCAAACTACAGCTGTCACTGTACAAACTACAACTATACCAAGCACAACTACAGGTGCACCCATCCAAACAACATCTGCACCCATCCAAACTACAGCCGCACCTGTCATAACTACAGCCGCACCCATCCAAACAACAGCCGCACCTGTTCAAACTACAGCCGCACCCATTCAGTCTACAGCAAGGCCCATCCAAACTACAGACATCCCGGTCTCAA TGCCCCCTTGCCCCACAAACAGTCATTACACTGACTGCATCCCTGCCTGCCAGCCTACTTGTACATACCTGcacggccctcctgactgcaaCACTGATGGGCCGTGTGTGCAGGGCTGTGTGTGTGATGATGGCTTTGTGCTTAAACAACATGCATGTGTGCCCATTCGTGAATGTGGTTGCCAAGACGGTCATGGCAATAACCACAAT TTTGGTGAAGTTTGGTATGACAACTATTGCTCACAGAGATGTGAGTGTGAGGAAGAAAATGACGGAGAGATTCAGTGCGAGGAATATGAATGTGATACAGATCAGATATGTCAcatgactgagcagggagaataCAGTTGCCAGGAGACTG ATTTCAGCAAGTGCAAAATCGATGATGACCCCGAATACAAAACCTTTGACAACATGAAGCACAAGTTTAAGGGCAAGTACTCTTACGTCTTGGTCCAAACCACCACCCTGCCAAGCAACCTTCAGGCCGTTTATGTGGTTGCcatcaatgaaaaaataaaagacaagagcAGTGAGGAGGACGACAGCAGTGATGAAGATGACAGCAGTGAGGAGGACGATGATGATGACGGTCGTGTTCGTGCTCTGAGAATCAGAGTTTATAACCACACTGTGGAATTTAAAAAGGGCCGTAAAATCACA GTTGATGGGTTGAGCGTTAAACCTCCTGTCTCCCCCTCTGGAGGGATAAAGATTTGGGAACGTTCTTCTCGGGTCTATCTGAAGACTGACTTTGGACTCTCTGTGGAGTTTAATGGCAAAGGCAAAGCAG AGGTCACTCTTCCCCACACATATAAAAGGAAGATTGGAGGTCTCTGTGGAAATTTTGATGACAGCAGCAAAAATGATATGATGAAGCCAAATCGGGAGCAGGCAAAGAATCTGAAAGAGTTTGGAGAGAGCTGGAGAGTAACGGACGACAAAATCATAGTCCGATGGAG GCGGTCCTCACTTCAACAGAAATGGCTTCGGGCTTGA
- the wu:fb63a08 gene encoding zonadhesin isoform X7, with amino-acid sequence MTGDTYLMLLSAVACLCVLNTEAYSGNISLTLPDRRSNAVCGINCDFESDICSWTQLVTDVFDWTRHTGSTPSSMTGPSSDHTTGSGFYIYIEGDSATHGDTARLLSSECADPQPQCLQFWYHIYGTSSTLGLTVYLLEGNKAQEVWRRRENHGNMWHHALMDLRPKTTFQVIFEGRRGSTALSDVAVDDVSLHRGTCDDLINQVTPSPTSQMSLPPDSTTPIQTTTTTTQTTTRLIQLTTTTVKTVPPTDVPNTPAPICSINCDFESNICSWNQLLTDVFDWTRHTGSTPSSMTGPSFDHTTGSGFYIYIEGDSATHGDTARLLSSECADPQPQCLQFWYHIYGTSSTMGLTVYLLEGNRAQEVWSRRENHGDMWHHALVELRPKTKFQVIFEGRRGSTALSDVAIDDVSLHRGTCDDLINHVTPSPTSLVSTPPASTTPQPAPIQTTTTTVQTTVRPTPPTDIPNTPAPICSINCDFESNICSWNQLLTDVFDWTRHTGSTPSSMTGPSADHTTGSGFYIYIEGDSATHGDTARLLSSECTDPQPQCLQFWYHIYGTSSTMGLSVYLLEGNRAQEVWRKRENHGDIWHRALVDLRPKTKFQVIFEGRRGSTALSDVAIDDVSLHRGTCDDFINQVTPSPTSQWSTNNPVTSPVGIVTVPSSTMLQTTAAPLQSTATTAAQAANTDNCIPTTTELVQTTAVTVQTTTIPSTTTGAPIQTTSAPIQTTAAPVITTAAPIQTTAAPVQTTAAPIQSTARPIQTTDIPVSMPPCPTNSHYTDCIPACQPTCTYLHGPPDCNTDGPCVQGCVCDDGFVLKQHACVPIRECGCQDGHGNNHNFGEVWYDNYCSQRCECEEENDGEIQCEEYECDTDQICHMTEQGEYSCQETDFSKCKIDDDPEYKTFDNMKHKFKGKYSYVLVQTTTLPSNLQAVYVVAINEKIKDKSSEEDDSSDEDDSSEEDDDDDGRVRALRIRVYNHTVEFKKGRKITVDGLSVKPPVSPSGGIKIWERSSRVYLKTDFGLSVEFNGKGKAEVTLPHTYKRKIGGLCGNFDDSSKNDMMKPNREQAKNLKEFGESWRVTDDKIIVRWRRSSLQQKWLRA; translated from the exons ATGACTGGGGATACATACCTGATGCTACTCTCTGCAGTAGCCTGTTTATGTGTTCTAAACACTGAGGCTTATTCGGG AAATATCTCACTCACTCTTCCAGACAGGAGGTCAAATGCAG TTTGTGGCATCAACTGTGATTTTGAAAGTGATATCTGCAGTTGGACTCAGTTGGTGACTGATGTTTTTGATTGGACAAGACACACAGGTTCTACCCCTTCATCAATGACCGGTCCCTCCTCTGACCATACAACAGGAA GTGGTTTTTATATCTACATCGAGGGTGACAGTGCAACTCATGGTGACACGGCCCGTCTCCTCAGTTCAGAATGTGCTGACCCTCAACCTCAGTGTCTGCAGTTTTGGTACCACATTTATGGTACCAGCAGCACCTTGGGACTGACCGTCTACCTGCTTGAGGGCAACAAGGCCCAGGAGGTGTGGAGGAGGAGAGAAAATCATGGAAACATGTGGCATCATGCACTAATGGACCTGAGACCAAAGACTACGTTTCAG GTCATCTTTGAGGGGCGTAGAGGAAGCACAGCCCTGTCAGATGTTGCTGTTGATGATGTCTCTCTGCACAGAGGAACCTGTGATG atttaatAAACCAGGTTACTCCATCACCTACATCTCAGATGTCATTGCCACCAGATTCAACAACGCCCATCCAAACTACCACCACAACCACCCAAACCACAACCAGACTCATCCAACTTACCACCACAACTGTCAAAACTGTCCCACCTACAGATGTACCAAACACCCCAGCACCAA TTTGTAGCATCAACTGTGATTTTGAAAGCAATATCTGCAGTTGGAATCAGTTGCTTACTGATGTTTTTGATTGGACAAGACACACAGGCTCCACCCCCTCATCAATGACTGGTCCTTCCTTTGACCACACAACAGGAA GTGGTTTTTATATCTACATTGAGGGTGACAGTGCAACTCATGGTGACACGGCCCGTCTCCTCAGTTCAGAATGTGCTGACCCTCAACCTCAGTGTCTGCAGTTTTGGTATCACATTTACGGTACCAGCAGCACCATGGGACTGACCGTCTACCTGCTGGAGGGCAACAGGGCCCAGGAAGTGTGGAGCAGAAGAGAAAACCATGGAGACATGTGGCATCATGCACTGGTTGAACTGAGACCAAAGACAAAGTTTCAG GTCATCTTTGAGGGACGTAGAGGAAGCACAGCCCTGTCAGATGTTGCTATTGATGATGTCTCTCTGCACAGAGGAACCTGTGATG ATTTAATAAACCATGTGACTCCATCACCAACATCTCTGGTGTCAACGCCACCAGCTTCAACAACACCACAGCCTGCACCAATCCAAACTACCACAACAACTGTCCAAACTACAGTCAGACCCACTCCACCTACAGACATACCAAACACCCCAGCACCAA TTTGCAGCATCAACTGTGATTTTGAAAGTAATATCTGCAGTTGGAATCAGTTGCTGACTGACGTTTTTGATTGGACAAGACACACAGGCTCCACCCCCTCATCAATGACTGGTCCCTCCGCTGACCACACAACAGGAA GTGGTTTTTATATCTACATTGAGGGTGACAGCGCAACTCACGGTGACACGGCCCGTCTCCTCAGTTCAGAATGTACTGACCCTCAACCTCAGTGTCTGCAGTTTTGGTATCACATTTACGGTACCAGCAGTACCATGGGACTGAGTGTCTACCTGCTGGAGGGCAACAGGGCCCAGGAGGTGTGGAGGAAGAGAGAAAACCATGGAGACATTTGGCACCGTGCTCTAGTGGACCTAAGACCAAAGACTAAGTTTCAG GTCATCTTTGAGGGGCGTAGAGGAAGCACAGCCCTGTCAGATGTTGCCATTGATGATGTCTCTCTGCACAGAGGAACCTGTGATG attttataAACCAGGTCACTCCATCACCTACATCTCAATGGTCAACAAATAATCCAGTGACCTCTCCGGTGGGAATCGTAACAGTCCCATCTTCAACAATGTTACAAACCACAGCTGCACCTCTTCAATCTACGGCAACTACGGCTGCACAAGCAGCTAATACAGATAATTGTATCCCAACTACAACTGAACTCGTCCAAACTACAGCTGTCACTGTACAAACTACAACTATACCAAGCACAACTACAGGTGCACCCATCCAAACAACATCTGCACCCATCCAAACTACAGCCGCACCTGTCATAACTACAGCCGCACCCATCCAAACAACAGCCGCACCTGTTCAAACTACAGCCGCACCCATTCAGTCTACAGCAAGGCCCATCCAAACTACAGACATCCCGGTCTCAA TGCCCCCTTGCCCCACAAACAGTCATTACACTGACTGCATCCCTGCCTGCCAGCCTACTTGTACATACCTGcacggccctcctgactgcaaCACTGATGGGCCGTGTGTGCAGGGCTGTGTGTGTGATGATGGCTTTGTGCTTAAACAACATGCATGTGTGCCCATTCGTGAATGTGGTTGCCAAGACGGTCATGGCAATAACCACAAT TTTGGTGAAGTTTGGTATGACAACTATTGCTCACAGAGATGTGAGTGTGAGGAAGAAAATGACGGAGAGATTCAGTGCGAGGAATATGAATGTGATACAGATCAGATATGTCAcatgactgagcagggagaataCAGTTGCCAGGAGACTG ATTTCAGCAAGTGCAAAATCGATGATGACCCCGAATACAAAACCTTTGACAACATGAAGCACAAGTTTAAGGGCAAGTACTCTTACGTCTTGGTCCAAACCACCACCCTGCCAAGCAACCTTCAGGCCGTTTATGTGGTTGCcatcaatgaaaaaataaaagacaagagcAGTGAGGAGGACGACAGCAGTGATGAAGATGACAGCAGTGAGGAGGACGATGATGATGACGGTCGTGTTCGTGCTCTGAGAATCAGAGTTTATAACCACACTGTGGAATTTAAAAAGGGCCGTAAAATCACA GTTGATGGGTTGAGCGTTAAACCTCCTGTCTCCCCCTCTGGAGGGATAAAGATTTGGGAACGTTCTTCTCGGGTCTATCTGAAGACTGACTTTGGACTCTCTGTGGAGTTTAATGGCAAAGGCAAAGCAG AGGTCACTCTTCCCCACACATATAAAAGGAAGATTGGAGGTCTCTGTGGAAATTTTGATGACAGCAGCAAAAATGATATGATGAAGCCAAATCGGGAGCAGGCAAAGAATCTGAAAGAGTTTGGAGAGAGCTGGAGAGTAACGGACGACAAAATCATAGTCCGATGGAG GCGGTCCTCACTTCAACAGAAATGGCTTCGGGCTTGA